ATGCCGTGGCAGGTGCTGGGATCATGGGGCTAGGCTATTGGGTCGCCGCAGGACGACCCAAAGGCGAAGCCGCTTAAGTCAAATTGCTTGCGCCCGTTCATCGCGAGGCGCAAGCAACCGAGACCCTGCCGCGAGAAGCAGGAAGAACTTCGCAATCTCTGCGACAACAAAGATCAGGTGCAGGTGGCTTTCATCTGGGGTGCCGCCGGAAACCATCAGATCTGACCTCGCCTGCAGGGCAGGCTGCCAGATCCCTTGCTGAACCGCCAAAAGCACAAGCGCCACGAACAGGGTCCAGCACGGCCGCTGTCGCGCAAAAATAAGGGTCAAAACCAAGCCCGCTGCAATTGCGATCTCGGCAATCCCCAACCAGGCGAACTGCGCGCGTCCGACCTGCAACAGCTCGACAGTTGTGAGGCTTTGCACCTGAAACTTGGCAGGGGCCGCGATGATATTGCCACCCAGAGAAACCCCAGCCCACAAAAGCGTCAGGGTGGGTGCGAGGGTCGAGGAACGGAGCATTCTAAAGCCTTTCTTTTGTGTGAAATCCTCCTATGCGATAAAATAAGTATTGTAAATACTAATTATGAAGCGTAAAGCGGAAGGGTAACAGCAAAGGAGTGATTCATGCTTCGTTTTCCACTTATCGCCGCCGCTGCTCTGGCGGTTGGAACCATGGCGCAGGCAGAGGGCGACGCGGCCCTTGGTGAGAAGGTGTTTAAGAAATGCGCGGCCTGCCACAGCGCTGATCCAGAAAAGCGCAAGCCCGGTCCGCATTTGCAAGCGATCTCTGGTCGTGCGGCGGGGGTGGTTGAAGGATTCCGCTATTCGTCAGCCATGGCCGACTCGGGTCTCGTTTGGGACGACGAGACGCTTCGCGCGTTTCTTGCAAACCCAAAGGGCGTGGTCAAACGCACCAAAATGTCCTTCCCGGGTCTGAAGAAAGATGAGGACTTGGACAACATCGTCGCCTATCTGAAGGGGCTCTAAATTGGGCATTCAAAAATTCCCCATCACCGAAGAACAAATCGACACTTTGGTCGCGGAATTTTATGCGCGCGTGCGCAGGGATCCGGACATTGGGCCGGTCTTCCTGCGCGCCATCGGCACAGACGGTGAAATCTGGCGCCATCACGAGGCGAAAATTGCGTCTTTTTGGCGCAATGCAATGGGGATAGATCGCAGCTTCTCGGGTAATCCCATGCTTAAGCATCTGGCCAACAACGATATTTTGCCAGAGCAGTTTCCGATCTGGCTTGGCATCTTTGAACAGACCGCGCACGACGTTTTACCTGAGTCAACAGCTCTAAGCATTGTCGCCCTTGCAAACCGCATTGGCGCAAGCCTGCAATTCGGCCTGATGCAATTCAGAAAACCTCAGGACGGCCCGCCTTCTTTAACTCCGGCGGTGTAACCCAGGGTCTTATTCAAAAATACAATGGTGGTGTCATGGAACTGACCGAACATCTTAGAAAACCGGCACGTCACATAGACGAGCCGTCTGGCATCGTCGTGTTGCGCTGGCTTGAGGCTGGCTGGGCCGATTTTCGAGCGCATTTTGCGCGCTCGATACTGACTGGGTTGATGCTTGCCGCGATCGGCTGGGGCGTCGCTTTGGGGCTTGGTGCGATCGGGCAGGGGTGGATGATCCTGCCGGTGATTGCGGGGGCGATGATGCTTGGGCCGATGGCAACCGTGGGCCTTTTCCGTGTCAGTCGCCGCCGCGCGGGGCTTGGGGGCGGAGGCATCGCGGCGCCAGGTCAGATCTTTCTAGTCAGCGTCGTGATGATGGTGCTGGCCTTGGCCTGGATCCGGTCAGCCACTTTGCTCTTTGCCGTCTTCTTCGGCCTGCGTCCCTTTGCTGGCTTTGCTGAGACCCTCATGACCATGTTCACAACGCCCGCAGGCATCGGCCTGTTCCTCGTCGGATCTGCCGTCGGGGGCCTATTCGCAGCGCTGGGCTTCGCCGTCGCCGCCTTTTCCTTTCCGATGCTGGTACACCGCGACATCGACGGTTTCTCGGCAATGGCGCTCAGCTTTAACGCCTCGACCCAAAATTTCCGCCTCTCCGTGATGTGGGGCGCGACGGTGACCGTCTTGATCGGCATCAGCCTCGCCACCGGCCTCATCGCTTTGATCCCGATCTTCCCGCTCTTGGGCTATGCCACCTGGCACGCCTATGCAGACCTCTTTGAAAGCTGATCTCATGACTGACTTCCCTCAGACCCTGACCAAATATTCTGAATCCCCTGAGTTCACTCAAGACACGATCCCCGAGGCCCTGCGCCGTGATCACAACACCAAAACAGGCGTTTGGGGCAAGATCGTCGTGGCCGAAGGAGAGCTTCTGTACATGCGTGAGGACCTGCCTGCGCTGGTCGTCACCGCGACCAAGCCTGCCACGATTTACCCGGCAGAGCCGCATTCCGTGGCACCACGCGGCAACGTGCGATTCAAAGTTGAATTCTATCGCGACGACGCGGACGGGAGCCTGCTATGACACGGATCGTCGAACAATATTTCCTGCTGGCTGCAACCTTCATCATCCTGGCGCTGGGCGTCTCGATCTTGGGGTTTGGCCGTGAGGGTGCCTATATTTTCCACGGCTGGCTGATTGCTCTGGCCGCGGGCTGGGCGCTGATGTGGCAGTTGAACAAAGTCACGGATCCCGAGCCAGAGATCCCCTTGGAATACAAAGATGACGTCATCAAATGGGGCGTTCTGGCCTGTTTCGCATGGGGCGTGATTGGCTTCACGGTCGGCGATATCCTTGCTTGGCAACTGGCCATTCCAAGCCTGAATGGCGATATGTCCTGGTCCAACTTTGGCCGCATCCGCCCGATCCACACCACCGCGGTGATCTTTGGCTTTGGCGGCAACGCGCTGATTGCGACGTCCTTCTATGTGGTGCAACGTACCTCACGCGCGCGGCTCGCCAGTGAGACCCTGCCGTGGCTGGTCTTTGGTGGCTATAACCTCTTTGTTCTACTGGCGGTGACCGGTTATCCCTTTGGCATCAACCAATCCAAAGAATACGCCGAACCCGAATGGTATGCGGACCTCGTGCTGCTCTTTGCCTGGGTGGCTTACCTCTACCTCTACATGAAGACTCTGGCCCGCCGTGCAGAGCCGCATATCTATGTGGCGAACTGGTATTACCTCGGCTTCATCGTGGTGATTGCGATGCTGCATGTGGTCAATAACCTCGCCGTGCCAGTGTCTATCGATGTGCCGAAATCCTATCCGCTTTTTGCGGGCGTTCAGGACGCCATGACCCAATGGTGGTATGGTCACAACGCGGTTGGTTTCCTTCTGACTGCAGGCTTCTTGGGCATGATGTATTACTTCTTGCCCAAGGCCGCGGGGCGTCCGATCTATAGTTATCGCATGTCCATTCTGGGCTTCTGGGGGATCACCTTCCTTTACCTTTGGGCGGGCTCTCACCACCTGCATTACACGGCCCTGCCTGATTGGGTGCAGTATCTGGGCATGACCATGTCGATCATCCTTCTGGTGCCAAGCTGGGGGTCTGTGTTCAACGGTCTGCTGACGCTGAATGGGGCCTGGGACAAGGTGCGCACCGACCCGGCGATCCGCTTCATGATGGTGGCCATGCTGTTTTACGGGCTTGCGACCTTTGAGGGCTCTTTCCTCGCGATCCGCCCTGTGAACACACTCAGCCACTATACAGACTGGACCGTCGGCCACGTGCATGCGGGCGCGCTGGGCTGGGTGGCTTTCATCACCTTCGGCGCCATGTACAAGATGGTGCCCTGGATCTGGAAACGCGACGGCGTCTACTCCCTGCGCCTAGAGGCCTGGCACTTCTGGCTCGCTCTGGGCGGCACGCTGATCTACGTCGCGGCGATGTGGAACAGCGGCATCACGCAATCGCTGATGTGGCAAACCTATGAGCCATTCGGCGCCTTCACCTATGCCTTTATCGACACTGTCGAGGCGATGATCCCTTACTATTGGATGCGCGCAATTGGCGGCTTCCTCTATCTCTTTGGTGCGCTCATCGGCTCTTACAATATCTACATGACCGTGCGCGGTGCCCATCTGCCTGACGAAGGCGCGGACGCCAAACCACTGGCCGTTGCAGCGGAGTAACTTTGATGGAACACGCAAAACTGGAACGCAACGGGATCGCCTTTGCCCTCGCCATTCTTGGGGTGGCTTCGCTGGGTGGTCTCTTTGAAATCGCGCCTTTGTTCACAATCGAGAACACGGTCGAAGAGGTCGAGGGCATGCGTCCCTATACGCCGCTGGAATTGGCGGGACGCGACATCTATGTGCGCGAGGGTTGCTATGCCTGCCACAGCCAGATGATCCGGACCCTGCGCTCGGATGTGGACCGCTATGGGCATTTCAGTCTGGCGGCGGAATCCATGTATGACCACCCGCATCAATGGGGATCTAAACGCACAGGGCCGGATCTTGCGCGGGTCGGGGATAAATACTCCGACACCTGGCATGTGGCCCATTTGGAAGCGCCGCGCGAGGTGGTCGAAGGCTCTGTGATGCCGGGCTATCCGTTCCTGTCCGAGACCCGTCTTAACACTAAATATCTCTCTGGCAGCCTAGCCGCCTTGGCCGCAGCAGGCGTGCCTTACACCGACGAGCAAATCGAATGGGCCGCGCGGGATGCGGAACGTCAGGCCGATCCAGAGGCGGAATATGAGTTCGAGCTTTACGACCTCTATGGCGAAAACCTCGCCGTCCGCGATTTTGACGGCAACCCTGATGAAGTCACAGAGATGGACGCCATCGTCGCCTACCTCCAGATGCTCGGCACCTTGGTGGATTTTGACAGCATTGACCAAGAGGAGATCGCGCGATGAGCCCTGAAATCCACGACACGGTGCTTGTCTTTTCCAAGACCTGGGGCGCTGTTTACCTCTTTGTTGTGTTCATTCTGGCGGCCCTTTGGACCTATTGGCCGTCCCGACGCAAAATGTACGACCACGCGGCGCAAAGGCCCCTTGGCGACGAGGATATCCGCCAATGAAACCTGAATTTGATGAAGTCAGCGGTCAGGAAACAACTGGCCATGAATGGAACGGTATCAAAGAGCTGAACACGCCGATGCCTTGGGCCTTTCGGATCTGGCTCTGGGCCTCGATCGCGGTGGCGGCCCTATTGTGGGTGCTCTACCCGTCGTTCCCGTCGACCAGCGACTACCTGAAAGGCACAATCGGCTACTCCTCGCGCGAGGCCGTTAACGCGGCCGTTGCCGAAGGCGAGGCCAAGCGTGCCGAGGCCTATGCCGTGTTTACCGAAACAGATCTCGACACTTTGGCCGAAGACGAGACGCTTCAGGCCAAGTTCGAGGATGATATCGCCGTGCTTTACCGCGACAACTGCGCGGTCTGCCATGGGCGCGACCTTGAAGGTCAGGCGAACTTCCCGAGCCTGGTGGATGACCACTGGCTCTGGTCCGGCTGGCCGGAAGAGATCGAATATACGCTGCAGGTGGGTATCAACTCGAGCCACGAAGACACGCGTTTCGCTGAGATGCCGGCCTTTGGTCGGGACGAGATGTTGCCAGACGAAGAGATCAGCGACATCGTCGAATATGTGCTTAGCATCTCGGGCCAAGAGCATGACGCCGAGGCTGCGCTGCGTGGGGACGAGCTGTTTCTGGACAACTGCTCGGGCTGTCACGCCGAAGGTGGGGTTGGCGGCTTTGAAACCGGCGCGCCGAGCCTTGTGGATGATCAATGGATCTATGGCGGCAGCCGCGAACAGATCGCCGAGACACTGGAAAACGGCCGTGCGGGCGTCATGCCGGCCTGGTCCGGTCGCCTCAGCGAAACCGAGATCCGTCAGCTGACGCTGTACCTTATCTGGCAAGGGCGAGAGCATGGCGACAGCTGAGCGAGAACGCAAAAGCTCACGGTTCTACTGGATCCTGATCGCGGGGCTGCTTGTTGGCTACATCGCGATCAAATCCCATCATATTGCGCTGGCGATTGAGGTCTATCGGGGCCAACCCCTGACCGAAGACACATCGGGGGCTGCCAAATGAGCACCGCAAACGAAACCTTTGCCTTGCCCGACGTGCGCTGCGCGGGCTGTGTGTTGAAAATCGAACGCAGTCTCGCCGATCTGCCCGGTGTCGAACTGGCGCGGGGCAACGCGACCCAGAAACGCATGCGGGTGGTTTGGGACGAGGCAGCGCAGTCGCTGGACTCGGTGCGAGCGGCCATTCTGGGTCTGGGCTATCAGGCCGAACAGATCGCAGTTGAGGCCTCGGTTGATAGGGGGCCAGCCCTCTTGCCGCGTCTTGGCGTGGCGGCGGTGGGCATGATGAATATCATGGCTTTCTCTATGTCCGTCTGGTTTGGTGCCGCGACAGACATGGGGCCAAGCACGATGCAATATATGCATTGGCTTTCCGCTGCGATTGCTGTGCCTGTGGCGCTTTATTCCGGCTCGATATTCCACGGACCCGCGCTGCGTGCGTTGCGCCATGGGCATATGACCATGGACACGCCGATCTCGCTTGCGATCCTGGTGACTTTGGCGGCTTCTTTGGTCGAAACCCTCCGCGACGCGGAACATGTCTATTTCGACGCTGTCATCGCGCTGATCTTTTTCCTGCTGATCGGCCGTGTTCTTGAGCGGCTGATGCACGAAAAATCCGGCGACGCCGCCGCGAACCTGCGTGGCTTGATGGACGTGCGTGCGACACGGTTAGAACATGAGGGGACACAGACCACGCTGGCCGCCTCTCAGCTCATCGTCGGCGACACCGTGCTCGTGAAAACCGGAGAGCGCTTGCCCGCCGACGGCACGCTTTTGTCGGACCTCGTGCATGTGGATGAAAGCGTTCTGACTGGGGAGACCAAGCCTAAAGCGGCCGCGAAGGGCGCGGGGCTGGCCGCCGGAGCGATTGTTCTGGACGGCCCCGTTGAGGTGCGCGTGACCCATGTGGGCGAGGCTTCCGAGATCGGCCAACTGGCGCAAATGGCCGAGGAGGTCACCGCCCATAAAGGCCGGTCGCAACGCATGTCTGATCAATTCGCGCGCGGCTATATCCCACTGGTTTTGGGCGGCGGATCCTTGGGCTTTCTCATGTGGTTCTTTGTCTTTGGCGCGAGCTTTGGGGATTCTCTCATGATCGCTGTGGCGGTCTTGATCGTGACTTGCCCCTGTGCGGCAGGACTTGCAACGCCCGCAGTCACATCGCGCGCCATGAACCTTGCGCTGAAGGCGGGGATCGTTGTGAAATCTGGGGCCGCTTTAGAGCAGCTCGGCGACATCGATCAGGTCTTTATCGACAAGACCGGCACCGCTTCCTTACCGCAACTGGCCCCTGCGGCCTCGCTCAGCGCTGAGGTGCTCGGAGCGGCCCGCGCGCTTGCTGCTGCCAGCGCCCATCCGCTGGCGCGCGCGCTTGATGATGGCTCTGTGGCTGCGGTGACTGAGGCCAAGGAAGTCGCAGGTCAGGGCATCGAAGGGCCTGACGGTGCGCGGCTGGGGAGTGC
This is a stretch of genomic DNA from Cognatishimia activa. It encodes these proteins:
- the ccoP gene encoding cytochrome-c oxidase, cbb3-type subunit III, whose amino-acid sequence is MKPEFDEVSGQETTGHEWNGIKELNTPMPWAFRIWLWASIAVAALLWVLYPSFPSTSDYLKGTIGYSSREAVNAAVAEGEAKRAEAYAVFTETDLDTLAEDETLQAKFEDDIAVLYRDNCAVCHGRDLEGQANFPSLVDDHWLWSGWPEEIEYTLQVGINSSHEDTRFAEMPAFGRDEMLPDEEISDIVEYVLSISGQEHDAEAALRGDELFLDNCSGCHAEGGVGGFETGAPSLVDDQWIYGGSREQIAETLENGRAGVMPAWSGRLSETEIRQLTLYLIWQGREHGDS
- the ccoO gene encoding cytochrome-c oxidase, cbb3-type subunit II, producing the protein MEHAKLERNGIAFALAILGVASLGGLFEIAPLFTIENTVEEVEGMRPYTPLELAGRDIYVREGCYACHSQMIRTLRSDVDRYGHFSLAAESMYDHPHQWGSKRTGPDLARVGDKYSDTWHVAHLEAPREVVEGSVMPGYPFLSETRLNTKYLSGSLAALAAAGVPYTDEQIEWAARDAERQADPEAEYEFELYDLYGENLAVRDFDGNPDEVTEMDAIVAYLQMLGTLVDFDSIDQEEIAR
- a CDS encoding group III truncated hemoglobin; amino-acid sequence: MGIQKFPITEEQIDTLVAEFYARVRRDPDIGPVFLRAIGTDGEIWRHHEAKIASFWRNAMGIDRSFSGNPMLKHLANNDILPEQFPIWLGIFEQTAHDVLPESTALSIVALANRIGASLQFGLMQFRKPQDGPPSLTPAV
- a CDS encoding c-type cytochrome → MLRFPLIAAAALAVGTMAQAEGDAALGEKVFKKCAACHSADPEKRKPGPHLQAISGRAAGVVEGFRYSSAMADSGLVWDDETLRAFLANPKGVVKRTKMSFPGLKKDEDLDNIVAYLKGL
- a CDS encoding heavy metal translocating P-type ATPase, translating into MSTANETFALPDVRCAGCVLKIERSLADLPGVELARGNATQKRMRVVWDEAAQSLDSVRAAILGLGYQAEQIAVEASVDRGPALLPRLGVAAVGMMNIMAFSMSVWFGAATDMGPSTMQYMHWLSAAIAVPVALYSGSIFHGPALRALRHGHMTMDTPISLAILVTLAASLVETLRDAEHVYFDAVIALIFFLLIGRVLERLMHEKSGDAAANLRGLMDVRATRLEHEGTQTTLAASQLIVGDTVLVKTGERLPADGTLLSDLVHVDESVLTGETKPKAAAKGAGLAAGAIVLDGPVEVRVTHVGEASEIGQLAQMAEEVTAHKGRSQRMSDQFARGYIPLVLGGGSLGFLMWFFVFGASFGDSLMIAVAVLIVTCPCAAGLATPAVTSRAMNLALKAGIVVKSGAALEQLGDIDQVFIDKTGTASLPQLAPAASLSAEVLGAARALAAASAHPLARALDDGSVAAVTEAKEVAGQGIEGPDGARLGSAAFVGTPNDTSASLFYRAHDGAVTPITFEEHARLGLSEFLSSENDVARPVTLLSGDSATAVERFAKSAGIAVWLGRQTPADKLNILKAAQAEGNCVMMIGDGINDTVALSAADVSVSFGEATQIAQTSADVVLTQPDLRRVSQAMTLSRRARRLIHQNLTFSTVYNVLTVPLALAGLLSPALAALLMSASSIVVMANGYRLRGVK
- a CDS encoding DUF2189 domain-containing protein, yielding MELTEHLRKPARHIDEPSGIVVLRWLEAGWADFRAHFARSILTGLMLAAIGWGVALGLGAIGQGWMILPVIAGAMMLGPMATVGLFRVSRRRAGLGGGGIAAPGQIFLVSVVMMVLALAWIRSATLLFAVFFGLRPFAGFAETLMTMFTTPAGIGLFLVGSAVGGLFAALGFAVAAFSFPMLVHRDIDGFSAMALSFNASTQNFRLSVMWGATVTVLIGISLATGLIALIPIFPLLGYATWHAYADLFES
- a CDS encoding DUF1971 domain-containing protein — encoded protein: MTDFPQTLTKYSESPEFTQDTIPEALRRDHNTKTGVWGKIVVAEGELLYMREDLPALVVTATKPATIYPAEPHSVAPRGNVRFKVEFYRDDADGSLL
- the ccoN gene encoding cytochrome-c oxidase, cbb3-type subunit I, coding for MTRIVEQYFLLAATFIILALGVSILGFGREGAYIFHGWLIALAAGWALMWQLNKVTDPEPEIPLEYKDDVIKWGVLACFAWGVIGFTVGDILAWQLAIPSLNGDMSWSNFGRIRPIHTTAVIFGFGGNALIATSFYVVQRTSRARLASETLPWLVFGGYNLFVLLAVTGYPFGINQSKEYAEPEWYADLVLLFAWVAYLYLYMKTLARRAEPHIYVANWYYLGFIVVIAMLHVVNNLAVPVSIDVPKSYPLFAGVQDAMTQWWYGHNAVGFLLTAGFLGMMYYFLPKAAGRPIYSYRMSILGFWGITFLYLWAGSHHLHYTALPDWVQYLGMTMSIILLVPSWGSVFNGLLTLNGAWDKVRTDPAIRFMMVAMLFYGLATFEGSFLAIRPVNTLSHYTDWTVGHVHAGALGWVAFITFGAMYKMVPWIWKRDGVYSLRLEAWHFWLALGGTLIYVAAMWNSGITQSLMWQTYEPFGAFTYAFIDTVEAMIPYYWMRAIGGFLYLFGALIGSYNIYMTVRGAHLPDEGADAKPLAVAAE
- a CDS encoding cbb3-type cytochrome oxidase subunit 3; amino-acid sequence: MSPEIHDTVLVFSKTWGAVYLFVVFILAALWTYWPSRRKMYDHAAQRPLGDEDIRQ